In Lathyrus oleraceus cultivar Zhongwan6 chromosome 2, CAAS_Psat_ZW6_1.0, whole genome shotgun sequence, the DNA window ATAACCATGAAAATATAATTCATTGTAATATTATTCTCTTTCTTTCTCTCTGTCTCACACACACGCGCAGacgcacacacacgcacgcgCACGTACATGTACGTTTGGAGTTTTGGAAATCTGTACCTATATTGGTTCTATTTgattttattatattaatataaatataaaatcatatgattaataattattttattatcTTTTTATTTATGCACTTTCGTTAAATCAACTCAATTTATAGTTATCTATAAATGTAAAAAAAATCATATATACAATCAAATGCTTTTTTTTACTGCCCACTTAATTGACTTGACAAAATATTATCTATTTTACATTTAACAATTAActaatttattttcaattttatatatgtatatataatCATAATAAAAAAATCCTTAGAATGATCAAACCATTTGAAATGGTCTCCAGCGAGGATGCGAAAAAAAAATTGTTCTCTAGTAAACAAAAAGTAAGATAGATtaaaatttattttgaaaatcaataaaGTAGGATGATTAacaaaattcaaataaaataaacaGTGGGACCCTAGAGTAAGGAGCCACATCACCGCGTGGCAAAAAAAACGATCAAACCTAAATAAAGATCCTCAATCCAACGATCAGAAAACGTCTTTGATGAAGGGAGTCATTTACCTAGTGGCGTGACGCGCGACAGAAAAAGCGTCGATCTTTGTTTCCATCCTTCCCCGAAACTTCGCAGATTCCGTACTCTTCCCACCTTTTCCTTTTGCTCTATATACTTTTTCTTCTATTTTTGGCAGATCCTGTTTGGCTGCTCATAAAACAGACGAAAAATTGCGCCAAACGTATTTTTGAGTCAAACTGAAAATTCGAGCTTTATAACCTACCACCACTTGTTCTAGCTGCTGTGGCAGTTATTATATTCTTCTGACCAACCAAACAGAGAATTAGTTAGCAGAATGCATGGGCATGGGAGGTACGTTGATGTGGCCAGGGAGAAGCGAAGTTTGGAATCGAGTTCGGTTGATGATGGACAGCCTGATCGGAAACGACCTGCGTTGGCTAGGTTTAATATCGTGCTTTGCAATTTACTTCAATTTTCAATTTCAGTTTTTCTACTGTTTTTAGATGTTATAATGATTAGGTTTTGCTAGATTCAGCTTAATTTCAGTGTTTGTGTTGAACTTGGTGAAGaattgttttattttatattGTTTGCAGTGTAATTGTTGAAGCACTGAAGGTGGATAGTATGCAGAAACTGTGTTCATCACTGGAGCCTATTCTACGAAGAGTTGTAAGAAAATTCAGTTCATTGTGGTATTAATTCTTAATATGATTATCTGTTTATTGTATATTTAAAATTGGTATTTTTGACTGTATTACCTTAAGGTATCAATTGCATATTCTTCTCCCCCAATTGACCCCTAGTTGAATGTCTCATGGCTAAAATTCATTGTTCTTTAGCCTGGTAGGTCTTGTCTTGAACTGAGGCTTAGATACAATTGAATAGGAATTTAGTGATCTTATATTCAAAAATAGACTTAGGTGGTTTGGGCATGTAGAGAGAAGATATGCATAATCGGTGGTAAGGAGAGTAGATCAGATGGAGAGAAGTTAAACAACTAGAGGAAGAGGAAAACCTAGAAAGACTGTAAGAGAAGTTATTAAGATAGATCTCGAGATTAACGATTTTGATAGAAGCATAGTCCTGGATAGAACATTATATCGAAAGTTGATCCATGTAGTCGACTCCACTTAGTGGGATAAGACTTggttgttgttgttcttgttgttgttgttgttgtatatattCAAAAATAAAATGTTGAGCTTTCCCCCCTTCATTTACTCATCTATTAGAAGCTTTCTGGAGTTAGTTATTCTGAAGAACTATTAGAGGCTTTCTGGAGTTAGTTATTCTGAAGAATCTATCTCAGAGTGATGTCAAATGTAATTTTATGAAGCATATTTGAAAACGAAGTGAATGTATGTTACTTGGCATAATAATGTTTGGTCATGTATCTTATTTCTTATTTTTCTTGCTCGCGATAAAACAGGTTAGTGAAGAAGTGGAGCGAGCTTTGGCAAAACTAGCTCCCACCAAGCTTAATGGGAGGTATACTCTTTGTTCGCATAGCCTGTTTAATTATTCAGGAGTGTCATGATGAATCAGGATTATAGGCTCATCTGGTCTGCTAAGTATGTAAAAATACTTGGGTAGATATTTAAAAATTTAGGCCTaattccaaattcaaaaattgGAAGAACTTTCCTCACCTCCCAACATAACTCGGATTGACACACTATATTGTGGGTCATTTTTTGTGATTTTAGACTGAAGCATGACACTGGAAGCTATTATATTTGGTGATTCGGGTGTTTATTTCAGCTTATATTATCACAATTTTTGTAGTGTCGAGACTTAGTTTTTCCAATGCTCTAATTAAAATTCAGGTCTTCTCCGAAGCGCATAGAAGCCCCTGATGGAAAATATTTACAAATGCACTTCAAAACCAGACTATCCCTTCCCCTTTTTACTGGGGGGAAAGTGGAAGGTGAGCAAGGGACAGTCATACATGTTGTTTTGGTTGATGCAAACACAGGCCATGTTGTCACGTCAGGCCCAGAGTCATGTGCCAAACTAGATGTATTTGTTCTTGAGGGGGATTTCAATAATGAGGATGATGATAATTGGGGTGAAGAAGAGTTTGAGAGTCATGTTGTGAAAGAGCGGGAAGGAAAAAGGCCCCTTCTGTCTGGCGATCTGCAAGTCATATTAAAGGAGGGTGTAGGAACACTGGGTGAGCTCTCATTTACTGACAACTCTAGCTGGATAAGGAGTAGGAAGTTCAGATTGGGGCTGAAAGTTGCCTCAGGTTGTTGTGAAGGAATGCGTATTCGTGAAGCCAAATCAGAAGCTTTCACTGTTAAGGATCATCGTGGGGAATGTAAGTTCATAATTTCTCTATTTTAGCTATATCTTTCAATGAGTAACATTTTAACAAAACTTCATTGGACTATTTAGTATACAAGAAACACTACCCACCTGCCTTGCATGATGAGGTTTGGAGGCTGGAGAAGATTGGTAAGGATGGTTCCTTTCACAAAAGGCTAAATAAAGCAGGAATATATAATGTTGAAGACTTCCTAAGACTTGTGATCAGAGATCCCCAGCGATTGCGGAATGTAAGAATCTAAACTTTTACTCATTTAAGACCGACTGTTCCCTGACTTCTGAGGTGAGATGTTTGATCATAGGTTAATAATCTTTCTTATGTAGATTCTTGGGAGCGGCATGTCAAATAAGATGTGGGATATCCTTGTTGAGCATGCAAAGACTTGTGTTCTCAGTGGGAAGCTTTATGTATATTATCCTGAGGATGCAAGAAACGTGGGTGTTGTTTTCAATCACATTTATGAATTGAGCGGCTTAATTACCAATGACCAGTATTACTCAGCTGATTCTCTCTCGGAGAATCAAAAGGTAAGTGCTTTTTACATTTAGGTTTTAATTCGCACAATACTGGTGTCTTTCTTCCATAACAATCTGGTTGTTGTTACAAGCACTTTGTGATATTGAAAGATTCCAACTAATAAATATTCACATATTTGGCTTCATTATTTTGACATAAAGCCAATGGTTTCTGTTGTAGGTTTATGTAGACACGTTGGTGAAGAAAGCATATGATAATTGGATGCACGTAATCGAGTATGATGAGAAGTCTCTACTAAATTACAATCAGGATAAAAGTTTGGATACTGCTCACCCTCAGGCTCTTATGGGTTCCCATGAGTATTCAAACTCAATTCAACAGTTTTCCATCCCTAGTTTGCCACATCCAGTACATACAGGCCAACCTTCAATGGGTACAGGAGGAACAGTTGGAGGTACATATTTCCTTATAAAACATTCTTATGTTAGCAACAAAAGCAAACTTGTTCTCCAATTGTTTTGGTTTACATTATTATCTTTGCTTCTGTTTTACTCATGTGTTCTCCCCAACCTTTTCTTCACTCTGTTCAATACACTCATCGCCAGTAAAATTTCTATTCAAACTTCAATTTGCTAAAAGCCCATGATGATTTTTTTATTGCTCGTTATGTTTATGTCTGCAGGTTATCATGATGGCACAAGTACTAGATTCTCCATGCAATCACAGGATGCTAATCTTAGTTCTTCTATTAAATTTGATGATAATGCATTTTCACTACAAAGCCAGTTAATGAGTGTTCCCCAGCAAGCTCAACTTCAAAAAAATGAAAATGGGCCAACGCTTGGTCTGGCAGAAACAGACCCTCATGGCTTCCAGACTGCCAGCATCTCGAATTCTACTTACAGAGGAGTTGAAGACTTCTTCCCAGAAGAAGAAATACGTGTTAGAAGTCATGAGATGCTGGAAAATGATGATATGCAGCATCTTCTTCGTATTTTTAACATGGGAAGCCATGCAAGTTCTTCCTTCAATGCCCACGACGATGGGTACCAAAATACATCTGCATACATGCCTGCAAACCACTTGAGCTACAATGTTGATAATGAACCAAACAGTTCCTCGGGCAAAGCTGTTGTGGGTTGGCTCAAGCTTAAGGCAGCTTTGAGATGGGGTATTTTTGTTCGGAAGAAGGCTGCTGAGAGACGGGCTCAACTCATTGAATTAGACGACTCTTAAAAATCTTGAAGGAGTTCCTCATCTATTATGATCTGTAAAACAATTTTTTCTGGTTATAGCATAACCAGCAAATTTCCTAACTTAAGAGTTACCATCATGCTCAAATTTTGTAGCATGACTATGAGCAGGGACGTGAACTGGATTGAATTATTTGGTGCTAGCTTAGCCTAAAATTTCACTGTGCCATAATTCATAGTTGTACAGAGAGACGTGCCTGTGCACGAATATGGATCTGTAAAATCACTCATAGCTGCTTGTTGATATTTTGATTATTTTCCTCTCAGCATTCATGTATAAAAGTTTTTAAGGCTTGAAAGTTCGCATGTTTTGCAAGTTCTAAAAGCGCGAAATCTCAGGAAACTGAGTTGAAATCTTACTACATTTGCTAGGCTGAATTAAATTCTGTTTCAAACTGATGTCAATTTTAGAATGATGGTTCCGGACTAAAAACATCGATATGAAAGCTTCTGAACATAAATATGGTGCATTCAAAATAACTTCTTtcgagaaagaagacaaatttgaGTTTTTATGCTGTCAAAAAGAAAATACATGAGATAAACTTAGaaattctaaaataaataaacaaattaCAAGTTAAATCAAAACTCGTCCATATCATAAAGAGACAAAAACACTTTGTAATCCTATATCCATCATATGCTGCCCAGATCCGGCATTCTTAAAATTTAACGCCATTGTCTATTGCCATGTTTGGTTCCTATCTCCTATATAAACTGAACCAAAAAAGCTTAAAAAACACAACTCGAAACATTAGAATTTAGAATCATAATTAGAAAAATAGTTTGAAAGAAGAAGAATGGCCAAGTCTACTAATATGAGCTTTTCTATGATTTTTTCACTTATTCTCATTATGGTGTTTATTGTTGAAACTAGAGCAGCACCAACAGGTAAATCTGCAATTCAATTTCTAAACATATATAGGCTTTGAATTGCAAAATGACTTGTAACATCAAACTACTATGATACTATCTAACTTTAATATACATTTTGTAGTTGCAGTTCCAACATGCGACACAATTCATGGTGTGGCAAAAGCTGAAACTTGCTCCACCATCATTCAAAAGTTCAACCTAGCTGAAAGTCACTTTCTTGAAATCAATCCTAACATTAACTGTGTTGGTATCTTTGTGGGGCAATGGGTGTGTGTCGAGGGTCAAGTGAATTGAGTTGTAATTGCTGTCAAACTTAACTATATATACATAAGTCCAATGGAATAAAGAGGAGAAACCAATCTTTCTCCATATTATCATTATATTTCTGATATGTAACACTACTGGTACGTTCTAATGAATGAACGGGAATGAAACTGCACCACTCGTCTTTGATGTTAGTTAAGTGTATTGCTTACTGTGCTGTCAAGTTTTaaatttttacaaaaatattCACACATGCAATGCTTTGGTTAGCCTAAAAACTAATGGAGTATTTTGATTCTCGTTACAGTGAGCTTGCATGCATGCATGCAATGCTTTGGTGAGAAAATTCTGAAAAGGAATATAATGATATTTCAATAAGCTTAGATTACTTTCGGTCAACATGTTGCTTTATCTTTTCAACATTTTTTATGGCTCTCAGCTTCTCATGGTTTGGATGCTCCTTTTATGAATGTGTTAAATATAGGATGAATGAATTATGAAAATTGTTGAGGATCTCTGATTTGATTATAACTGAATAAATGCTTCAATGTTTCCTTCAAGTCCACATCGATTTGGTtagaaatattttttttgttttataaaaGGCCACATTAACTAAAATTTGTGTCTTAGTGGGCTTAGTCATGTATGGGCCCAAAAATTTTACTTTcaaaatataaaagaaaaataatttcTAAGCATTAAATTTGtgaattttttacaaaaataacccactttttcaaggaaattcccaaaatacccccCGTTTCAAAGaaattcccaaactaccccacttttaggaggagtcgccaattgaattggagactcctcttaaaaattgaaaggagacgccaattggattggctagggcaggtgccctaaccaattggattggcgcccctgtgtaggacttaagaggaggtgccaattcaattggagcctcagtgtaaaatgctatttttgtgttataaatagatgtgttgtgtgattcattgttccacatctcaaataatcatttgacaatcatgtttggtgttcgtcgtcgatacggaaaggtgatttatgcgagagacaaacatcagatgttgatgttgttatggaacatcactacgttcgatcaactgaagagggagctggttcgttggttagatgggaaaataccagaaggggaaaaagTTAGAAGTgttgagagacttgacagtatctttggttgggtgcgaatgaagatTGATAAGGATtctagggaaatgatgttcggtcgagacgacatcaatttgattgttgtaatcagttagaaatatttctgttttcagatagcttgttttgtattgatgtttgttgtgaacctcgttgtaacaaaaacttaatgatatataatgattgaaggttatagaaatacaatgttacaaaaagcttaagacctagatgatgctcctcgatgggacagttgttcttgttgtgtcctggttgacgataGATACTACAgaatcttatcattttatctgtggaatccatctttgttctgatacgtgtgctgtttgaccttccttttttctttctatgCGTCTCctcattgtgccaaacaatatcaccttcatagggaggccagtaatcctccattggtagtatCGAGAAACTTTGATTATATACATTTATGACGGTGTCGgtcttgtacacatcagataaatggttgtaagcatcttgacgagtataagcgcatgctgcaatgacatgggagaaaggtatgcggaaggcctggaattttccacaatcgcaccaacttctgtttagtctaatagcctaggctaaatttggtctctcctcattgtgttcaattgtttcctggacgctaaaattttgcctatgacggttaaagactgttacaacgtgtgtgctagctttgatgctctcctctttcatgaccttcatgcaacactcactgaatactttcccgtacattaacattgcactccatctttcacctctggttgcaaacgtagaagccaacctataataggtcaatcttaccaaggcggttatcggcaaatttcgaattcctttgaataccccgttcgtgtattccaca includes these proteins:
- the LOC127119505 gene encoding calmodulin-binding protein 60 B isoform X2, which produces MHFKTRLSLPLFTGGKVEGEQGTVIHVVLVDANTGHVVTSGPESCAKLDVFVLEGDFNNEDDDNWGEEEFESHVVKEREGKRPLLSGDLQVILKEGVGTLGELSFTDNSSWIRSRKFRLGLKVASGCCEGMRIREAKSEAFTVKDHRGELYKKHYPPALHDEVWRLEKIGKDGSFHKRLNKAGIYNVEDFLRLVIRDPQRLRNILGSGMSNKMWDILVEHAKTCVLSGKLYVYYPEDARNVGVVFNHIYELSGLITNDQYYSADSLSENQKVYVDTLVKKAYDNWMHVIEYDEKSLLNYNQDKSLDTAHPQALMGSHEYSNSIQQFSIPSLPHPVHTGQPSMGTGGTVGGYHDGTSTRFSMQSQDANLSSSIKFDDNAFSLQSQLMSVPQQAQLQKNENGPTLGLAETDPHGFQTASISNSTYRGVEDFFPEEEIRVRSHEMLENDDMQHLLRIFNMGSHASSSFNAHDDGYQNTSAYMPANHLSYNVDNEPNSSSGKAVVGWLKLKAALRWGIFVRKKAAERRAQLIELDDS
- the LOC127119505 gene encoding calmodulin-binding protein 60 D isoform X1, which encodes MHGHGRYVDVAREKRSLESSSVDDGQPDRKRPALASVIVEALKVDSMQKLCSSLEPILRRVVSEEVERALAKLAPTKLNGRSSPKRIEAPDGKYLQMHFKTRLSLPLFTGGKVEGEQGTVIHVVLVDANTGHVVTSGPESCAKLDVFVLEGDFNNEDDDNWGEEEFESHVVKEREGKRPLLSGDLQVILKEGVGTLGELSFTDNSSWIRSRKFRLGLKVASGCCEGMRIREAKSEAFTVKDHRGELYKKHYPPALHDEVWRLEKIGKDGSFHKRLNKAGIYNVEDFLRLVIRDPQRLRNILGSGMSNKMWDILVEHAKTCVLSGKLYVYYPEDARNVGVVFNHIYELSGLITNDQYYSADSLSENQKVYVDTLVKKAYDNWMHVIEYDEKSLLNYNQDKSLDTAHPQALMGSHEYSNSIQQFSIPSLPHPVHTGQPSMGTGGTVGGYHDGTSTRFSMQSQDANLSSSIKFDDNAFSLQSQLMSVPQQAQLQKNENGPTLGLAETDPHGFQTASISNSTYRGVEDFFPEEEIRVRSHEMLENDDMQHLLRIFNMGSHASSSFNAHDDGYQNTSAYMPANHLSYNVDNEPNSSSGKAVVGWLKLKAALRWGIFVRKKAAERRAQLIELDDS